A genome region from Thiohalophilus sp. includes the following:
- a CDS encoding CDP-alcohol phosphatidyltransferase family protein — MNLRQLPNLISLLRILLVAPVVWSLLQGAYTTALILFLVAGLSDGLDGYLARRYHWITRLGGFLDPLGDKLLMVCGYLTLGWIGALPGWLVGTVIARDVIIVLGTLSYRWLIANVTAQPLLISKLNTGLQIVLVLLVILSLAGWLDLPMLVKGLMYLVFITTVMSGASYVALWGYRAWQQWPTRRRT, encoded by the coding sequence GTGAATCTGCGCCAGCTGCCCAATCTGATCAGTCTGCTGCGTATCCTGCTGGTGGCGCCGGTGGTCTGGAGCCTGTTGCAGGGTGCCTATACCACGGCATTGATCCTGTTTCTGGTTGCGGGGCTGTCGGACGGGCTGGACGGCTATCTGGCCCGACGCTATCACTGGATTACCCGCCTGGGCGGGTTTCTCGATCCGCTGGGCGACAAGCTGCTGATGGTCTGCGGGTATCTGACCCTGGGCTGGATCGGCGCCTTGCCGGGCTGGCTGGTGGGCACGGTGATCGCCCGGGATGTGATCATCGTGCTCGGGACCCTGTCGTATCGCTGGCTGATCGCCAACGTGACGGCGCAGCCGCTGTTAATCAGCAAGCTCAATACCGGCTTGCAGATTGTGCTGGTGCTGCTGGTGATTCTGTCCCTGGCCGGCTGGCTGGATCTGCCCATGCTGGTCAAGGGACTCATGTATCTGGTGTTCATCACCACCGTCATGAGCGGGGCCAGCTACGTGGCCCTGTGGGGTTATCGGGCCTGGCAGCAGTGGCCGACAAGGAGACGCACATGA
- the metG gene encoding methionine--tRNA ligase has product MPTPRHILVTSALPYANGSIHLGHLVEYIQTDIWVRFQKMQGHHCIYVCADDAHGTPIMLRAQSEGIEPEALIARTHDEHTADFAAFDIGFDNYHSTHSDENRELASLIYNRLRDAGHIHTRVIKQAFDPEKQMFLPDRFIKGECPRCGAADQYGDSCEACGATYTPTELKNPVSALSGATPIEKESEHYFFALGDFEAMLRDWTRGDHVQPVIANKLHEWFDAGLQDWDISRDAPYFGFEIPDAPGKYFYVWLDAPIGYMASFKNLCDKRDNLDFDRYWDRESDCEVYHFIGKDIAYFHTLFWPAMLHGAGFRTPSAVYCHGFLTVNGQKMSKSRGTFIQARTYLKHLNPEYLRYYFAAKLGSGIEDIDLSLEDFQQRVNSDLVGKVVNIASRCAGFIHKRFEGRLSATCSESELYQQFVEARESIAELYENREFGHAMREIMALADQANQYIDMEKPWVIAKQAGSDDALQNICSVGLNLFRVLVTYLKPVLPKLAAGAEAFLNIEALHWEDVATPLTGQRINKFKPLMTRIEKEHIDAMIDESKQDLQQTAPAAPKPAANIEPIAEPIEFDDFAKIDLRIARIVRAEHVEGADKLLQLTLDIGDGTRNVFAGIKSAYQPADLEGKLTVMVANLKPRKMRFGASEGMVLAAGPGGRDLWILEPHTGAQPGMRVK; this is encoded by the coding sequence ATGCCCACACCGCGTCACATCCTTGTTACCAGCGCCCTGCCCTATGCCAACGGCTCGATCCATCTCGGTCATCTGGTGGAATATATCCAGACCGATATCTGGGTCCGCTTTCAGAAAATGCAAGGTCATCACTGCATCTACGTCTGTGCCGACGACGCCCACGGCACCCCGATCATGCTGCGTGCCCAGAGCGAAGGGATCGAGCCCGAGGCGCTGATCGCGCGCACGCATGACGAACACACCGCCGATTTCGCGGCCTTCGACATCGGCTTCGACAACTATCACTCGACCCACTCGGACGAAAATCGCGAGCTGGCGTCCCTGATATACAATCGATTGCGCGATGCCGGCCATATCCACACCCGGGTGATCAAGCAGGCCTTCGACCCCGAAAAGCAGATGTTCCTGCCGGACCGTTTCATCAAGGGGGAATGTCCCCGCTGCGGGGCGGCGGATCAGTACGGCGACAGCTGCGAGGCGTGCGGTGCGACCTATACCCCGACCGAACTGAAAAATCCGGTCTCCGCCCTGTCCGGCGCCACGCCCATAGAAAAGGAATCGGAACACTACTTTTTCGCGCTGGGCGATTTCGAGGCCATGCTGCGCGACTGGACCCGGGGCGATCACGTCCAGCCGGTGATCGCCAACAAGCTGCATGAGTGGTTCGACGCCGGGCTGCAGGACTGGGACATCTCCCGCGATGCGCCCTACTTCGGTTTCGAGATCCCCGACGCCCCCGGCAAATATTTCTATGTCTGGCTGGATGCGCCCATCGGTTACATGGCCAGTTTCAAAAACCTGTGCGACAAACGGGATAATCTCGATTTCGATCGTTACTGGGACAGGGAGAGCGATTGCGAGGTGTACCATTTCATCGGCAAGGACATCGCCTACTTTCATACCCTGTTCTGGCCCGCCATGCTGCACGGTGCCGGCTTTCGCACCCCCAGCGCGGTCTACTGCCACGGCTTTTTGACCGTCAACGGCCAGAAGATGTCCAAGTCGCGCGGCACCTTCATTCAGGCGCGCACCTATTTAAAACATCTCAATCCCGAATACCTGCGTTATTACTTCGCCGCCAAGCTGGGCAGCGGCATCGAGGACATCGATCTGAGTCTGGAGGACTTCCAGCAACGGGTGAACAGCGATCTGGTCGGCAAGGTGGTCAACATCGCCAGCCGTTGCGCCGGTTTCATTCACAAGCGCTTCGAAGGCCGGCTGTCCGCTACCTGCAGCGAGTCCGAACTGTATCAACAGTTTGTCGAGGCGCGTGAATCGATCGCCGAGCTGTATGAGAACCGCGAATTCGGTCATGCCATGCGCGAGATTATGGCGCTGGCGGATCAGGCCAACCAGTATATCGATATGGAAAAACCCTGGGTCATCGCCAAACAGGCGGGCAGTGACGACGCCTTGCAAAACATTTGCAGCGTCGGCCTCAACCTGTTCCGCGTGCTGGTCACCTACCTCAAGCCGGTGCTGCCCAAGCTGGCCGCGGGGGCCGAGGCGTTTCTCAATATCGAGGCCCTGCACTGGGAGGACGTGGCCACGCCACTGACCGGCCAGCGCATCAACAAATTCAAACCGCTGATGACCCGGATTGAAAAGGAGCACATCGACGCCATGATCGATGAATCGAAACAGGATCTGCAACAGACCGCGCCCGCCGCACCAAAACCGGCCGCCAACATCGAACCGATCGCCGAGCCGATCGAGTTCGACGATTTCGCCAAAATCGATCTGCGCATCGCCCGTATCGTCAGGGCCGAGCACGTGGAAGGCGCCGACAAACTGCTGCAACTGACGCTGGATATCGGCGACGGCACCCGCAACGTTTTCGCGGGTATCAAGTCAGCCTATCAACCGGCCGATCTCGAGGGCAAGCTGACCGTGATGGTCGCCAACCTCAAACCGCGCAAAATGCGCTTCGGCGCCTCCGAAGGCATGGTCCTGGCCGCCGGACCCGGCGGTCGGGACCTGTGGATTCTCGAGCCGCATACGGGGGCGCAGCCGGGGATGCGCGTGAAATAA
- the rsxB gene encoding electron transport complex subunit RsxB encodes MFEAIIVLALLAVIFGLLLGFASVRFKVEGDPVVDQIDAILPQTQCGQCGFAGCRPYAEAMAKGEADINQCPPGGEAVIQQLADLLGVDPKPLNEEHGEHGEKTVVYIDENECIGCTLCIQACPVDAIVGAAKQMHTVIESECTGCDLCIEPCPVDCIHIKPLEETPQTWKWPAPPLPLEKPPHEASSS; translated from the coding sequence ATGTTTGAAGCCATTATCGTTCTCGCCTTGCTTGCCGTCATCTTCGGCCTGTTGCTGGGCTTTGCCTCGGTACGCTTCAAGGTGGAAGGCGATCCGGTGGTGGATCAGATCGATGCCATCTTGCCGCAGACCCAGTGCGGCCAGTGCGGTTTTGCCGGCTGCCGCCCTTACGCCGAAGCCATGGCCAAAGGTGAGGCCGATATCAATCAGTGCCCGCCCGGTGGCGAGGCGGTGATCCAGCAACTGGCCGATCTGCTGGGCGTCGATCCCAAGCCCTTGAACGAGGAACATGGCGAACACGGCGAGAAAACCGTCGTCTACATCGATGAGAACGAATGCATCGGCTGTACGCTCTGTATCCAGGCCTGCCCGGTGGATGCCATCGTCGGCGCCGCCAAGCAGATGCACACGGTGATCGAATCCGAGTGCACCGGTTGCGATCTCTGCATCGAACCCTGTCCGGTGGATTGCATTCACATCAAGCCGCTGGAAGAGACCCCGCAAACCTGGAAATGGCCGGCGCCACCGTTGCCGCTGGAAAAACCCCCACACGAGGCCAGCTCCTCATGA
- the apbC gene encoding iron-sulfur cluster carrier protein ApbC has protein sequence MADVSQTQIEEALKQVTDPNMEKDLVSAKAVKDIQIDGDKVSVDIVLGYPAAGYRDKLAAQLKEKVEAVDGVSSAEFNISWKIVSHSVQKGVEPLKGVKNIIAVASGKGGVGKSTTAVNLALALSVEGARVGILDADIYGPSMPRMLGVTGQPESEDGKTLQPMKSHDIQSMSIGYLIDEETPMIWRGPMVTQALEQLLNDTQWDEVDYLVIDLPPGTGDTQLTLAQKVPVTGAVIVTTPQDIALLDARKGLKMFEKVEVPVLGIIENMSIHICSNCGHEEHIFGEGGGQRMAEQNHVDLLGSLPLEMSIRSSTDEGKPSVVADPEGRVAEIYRDISRRVAAKLALKAKDYSASFPKIVIQNN, from the coding sequence ATGGCAGACGTCTCCCAGACACAGATTGAAGAAGCACTGAAACAGGTTACCGATCCGAACATGGAAAAGGACCTGGTCAGTGCCAAGGCGGTCAAGGACATCCAGATTGACGGCGACAAGGTGAGCGTCGACATCGTGCTCGGTTATCCCGCGGCCGGCTACAGGGACAAACTGGCCGCCCAGCTCAAGGAAAAGGTTGAAGCGGTCGACGGCGTCAGCAGCGCCGAGTTCAACATCAGCTGGAAGATCGTTTCCCACAGCGTGCAAAAAGGCGTTGAGCCCCTCAAGGGCGTCAAGAACATCATCGCCGTGGCCTCCGGCAAGGGCGGCGTGGGCAAATCCACCACGGCGGTCAACCTGGCCCTGGCCCTGTCGGTCGAAGGTGCCAGGGTGGGTATCCTGGACGCGGACATCTACGGCCCCAGCATGCCGCGTATGCTGGGCGTAACCGGTCAGCCCGAGTCCGAGGACGGCAAGACTCTGCAGCCGATGAAAAGCCATGACATCCAGTCCATGTCCATCGGTTATCTGATCGACGAGGAAACCCCGATGATCTGGCGTGGGCCGATGGTCACCCAGGCGCTGGAACAGCTGCTCAACGACACCCAGTGGGATGAGGTCGATTACCTGGTCATCGACCTGCCGCCGGGCACCGGCGACACCCAGCTGACCCTGGCGCAGAAAGTGCCGGTCACCGGCGCGGTCATCGTCACCACGCCGCAGGACATCGCCCTGCTCGACGCCCGCAAGGGACTGAAGATGTTCGAGAAGGTCGAAGTGCCGGTGCTGGGGATCATTGAAAACATGAGCATCCACATCTGCTCCAACTGCGGCCACGAAGAGCATATCTTCGGTGAAGGCGGTGGTCAGCGCATGGCCGAACAGAATCATGTCGACCTGCTGGGCTCCCTGCCGCTGGAAATGTCTATCCGCAGCTCCACCGACGAAGGCAAACCCTCCGTAGTGGCCGATCCGGAGGGCCGGGTCGCGGAAATCTATCGCGACATCTCTCGCCGGGTCGCGGCCAAGCTGGCGCTCAAGGCCAAGGACTACAGCGCGAGCTTCCCCAAGATCGTGATTCAAAACAACTGA
- the rsxA gene encoding electron transport complex subunit RsxA → MMEYALILVSTVLVNNFVLVKFLGLCPFMGVSRKLETATGMALATTFVLTLSSISSYLVNEYLLMPLGLEYLRTIAFILVIAVVVQFTEMLVHKTSPLLYQVLGIFLPLITTNCAVLGVALLNVKTEHGFIESALYGFGAALGFSMVLILFAAMRERLAVADVPTIFRGPSIALITAGLMSMAFMGFAGLVRG, encoded by the coding sequence ATGATGGAATATGCCCTGATTCTTGTCAGTACCGTCCTGGTCAACAACTTCGTCCTGGTGAAGTTTCTGGGGCTGTGTCCGTTCATGGGAGTCTCGCGCAAGCTGGAGACGGCCACGGGCATGGCGCTGGCCACCACGTTTGTGTTGACGCTCTCCTCCATCTCCAGTTATCTGGTCAACGAATACCTGCTGATGCCGCTGGGGCTGGAATATCTGCGCACCATCGCCTTTATCCTGGTCATCGCGGTGGTGGTGCAGTTCACCGAGATGCTGGTGCACAAGACCAGTCCGCTGCTCTACCAGGTACTGGGGATCTTTTTGCCGTTGATCACCACCAACTGCGCCGTGCTGGGTGTCGCGCTGCTCAATGTAAAGACCGAGCATGGCTTTATCGAATCGGCCCTGTACGGTTTTGGCGCCGCACTCGGTTTCTCGATGGTATTGATCCTGTTCGCCGCCATGCGCGAACGTCTGGCCGTGGCCGATGTGCCGACGATCTTCCGCGGTCCCTCCATTGCACTGATCACCGCCGGGCTGATGTCGATGGCCTTTATGGGTTTTGCCGGACTGGTCAGGGGATAA
- a CDS encoding DUF3108 domain-containing protein has translation MSPILRILILSLLVGLPLAADAELSALDIEYRVSKDGFNLGSNRRQLRQTGDEKYTVRAVTEAEGIVALFVSDTVQETSRFRLVDGQVQPLHYRYHKNGKEPETFEVDYDRQAQLLRHSRLDETPPLQENDQDLITFQLAMMLDLQQGVRKLEYRIADKKRIEEYTLIPRGEKTFDTAMGKLHTVVMEYYDQQRNRTYTFWCAKELGYLPYQTRRLEADGDTIELKLRRYNGKSL, from the coding sequence TTGAGCCCCATACTTCGCATCCTGATCCTCAGTCTGCTGGTCGGTTTACCCCTCGCCGCAGACGCCGAACTGTCGGCGCTGGATATCGAGTACCGCGTCAGCAAGGACGGTTTCAACCTGGGCAGTAACCGGCGCCAGCTGCGCCAGACCGGCGATGAAAAATATACCGTGCGGGCCGTCACCGAGGCGGAAGGTATCGTGGCCCTGTTTGTTTCCGACACCGTGCAGGAAACCAGTCGTTTTCGCCTGGTCGACGGCCAGGTTCAGCCGCTGCACTACCGCTATCATAAAAACGGCAAAGAGCCGGAAACCTTCGAAGTCGACTACGATCGCCAGGCACAACTGCTGCGCCACAGCCGGCTTGATGAAACCCCGCCCCTGCAGGAGAACGATCAGGATCTGATAACTTTCCAGCTCGCCATGATGCTTGATTTGCAACAAGGCGTGCGCAAGCTGGAATACCGCATTGCCGATAAAAAACGGATTGAAGAATACACCCTGATCCCGCGCGGCGAAAAAACCTTCGACACAGCCATGGGCAAACTGCACACCGTGGTCATGGAGTATTACGACCAGCAACGCAACCGCACCTACACCTTCTGGTGCGCGAAAGAGCTGGGTTACCTGCCCTATCAGACCCGCCGCCTTGAAGCCGACGGCGATACCATCGAATTAAAATTGCGCCGTTACAACGGCAAGTCTCTTTAG
- the purN gene encoding phosphoribosylglycinamide formyltransferase, whose product MSESVTSNPLRIVVLISGSGTNLQALIDQIHQGEVPARIVAVISNRADAYGLRRAEQAGIPARVLSHRDYASREAYDTALQAQINEYRPDLIVLAGFMRILSDEFVRHYQGRMINIHPSLLPRYKGLNTHQRALEAGDPEHGCSVHFVTPELDGGPIILQASVPIDASDTPESLAQKVHVQEHRIYPQAVEWIARGRVRLEDDNVLFDGQPISEQQRRYRAKN is encoded by the coding sequence ATGAGCGAGTCTGTGACCTCGAACCCGCTGCGCATCGTGGTGTTGATCTCCGGCAGCGGGACCAATCTGCAGGCACTGATCGATCAGATTCATCAGGGTGAGGTCCCGGCGCGCATTGTCGCGGTGATCAGCAACCGGGCCGATGCCTATGGACTCAGGCGCGCTGAACAGGCCGGCATTCCCGCCCGGGTCCTGAGTCATCGCGACTATGCTTCCCGCGAGGCCTACGACACCGCCCTGCAGGCGCAGATCAACGAGTACCGGCCCGACCTGATCGTCCTGGCCGGGTTCATGCGCATATTAAGCGATGAGTTTGTGCGCCATTACCAGGGACGCATGATCAACATTCACCCTTCCCTGCTGCCGCGCTACAAGGGGCTCAATACCCACCAGCGGGCCCTGGAGGCCGGCGATCCCGAGCATGGCTGCAGCGTTCACTTCGTCACCCCGGAGCTGGACGGCGGGCCCATCATCCTGCAGGCCAGCGTGCCGATCGACGCCAGCGATACGCCCGAGAGTCTGGCGCAGAAAGTCCATGTTCAGGAACACCGGATCTACCCGCAGGCGGTCGAATGGATCGCCCGTGGCCGTGTGCGCCTGGAAGACGATAACGTGTTATTCGACGGCCAGCCGATCAGCGAGCAGCAACGCCGGTATCGGGCCAAAAATTAA
- the rsxC gene encoding electron transport complex subunit RsxC: MKRRLWHFHGGLRLPGHKAESMQEPVHSASIPPRLIVPLQQHIGEPAEPEVEVGQRVLKGQRLAHATEYVSVPVHAPTSGTVRAIEEHPIPHPSGLQAPCIVIDSDGEDAWTELTPRPDYAGLEPSALRNVIREAGIVGLGGAGFPAFIKLNAGPGNVVDTLILNGAECEPYITCDAILMQEQPRRIIDGLLIMRHAVQARHCIIALEDNKPRAYESLREALSDEEKTFIELVQVPTIYPTGGEKQLIKVLTGKEVPSHGLPLDIHVVCHNVGTAAAVADAIHRGQPLISRYVTVTGEAIGQPSNLDVLIGTPFSALLEQCGWRDDQDHELIMGGPLMGFNVASPDVPVIKTTNCILSWPSSAEQHTPMPCIRCGECARVCPAQLLPQQLYWYARAKNFDRVQDFNLFDCIECGCCAYVCPSHIPLVQYYRFAKTEIWAQEREKRKADLARERHEFRQERLERKKREDEERKQRKKEMLKKSQGDKSESDDNKKATIEAAKARARARRAESSKADTPADDATAPNNDKEES, encoded by the coding sequence ATGAAGCGCCGGCTGTGGCATTTTCACGGCGGCTTGCGCCTGCCCGGCCACAAGGCCGAATCCATGCAGGAGCCGGTGCATAGCGCCAGCATCCCGCCGCGCTTGATCGTCCCCTTGCAGCAACATATTGGCGAGCCGGCCGAGCCGGAAGTCGAAGTCGGCCAGCGGGTCCTGAAAGGCCAGCGTCTGGCCCACGCCACCGAATACGTGAGTGTCCCGGTGCATGCCCCGACCTCCGGCACGGTCCGGGCCATCGAGGAACACCCGATCCCCCATCCCTCGGGCTTGCAGGCGCCCTGTATCGTGATCGACAGCGACGGCGAGGACGCGTGGACCGAGCTGACACCCCGCCCCGATTATGCCGGGCTGGAACCGAGCGCCCTGCGCAATGTGATTCGCGAGGCCGGGATTGTCGGTCTGGGTGGCGCCGGCTTTCCCGCCTTTATCAAACTCAATGCCGGTCCCGGCAATGTCGTCGATACGCTGATTCTCAATGGCGCCGAATGTGAGCCCTATATCACCTGCGATGCGATCCTGATGCAGGAACAACCGCGGCGCATTATCGATGGCCTGTTGATCATGCGCCATGCGGTCCAGGCCAGACACTGCATCATCGCCCTGGAGGACAACAAGCCCCGGGCCTATGAAAGCCTGCGCGAGGCCCTCAGTGACGAGGAAAAAACCTTTATCGAACTGGTGCAGGTCCCGACCATTTACCCCACCGGGGGCGAAAAACAGCTGATCAAGGTGCTCACCGGCAAGGAAGTACCCAGTCATGGCCTGCCGCTGGATATCCACGTGGTCTGTCACAATGTCGGCACCGCCGCGGCCGTGGCGGATGCCATCCATCGTGGCCAGCCGCTGATTTCCCGTTATGTCACCGTCACCGGCGAAGCGATCGGCCAACCTTCCAATCTGGATGTATTGATCGGCACGCCCTTCTCCGCCCTGCTCGAACAATGTGGCTGGCGCGACGATCAGGATCATGAGCTGATCATGGGCGGTCCGTTAATGGGCTTCAATGTCGCCTCGCCCGATGTCCCGGTCATCAAAACGACTAACTGTATTCTTTCCTGGCCGAGTTCCGCAGAACAACATACCCCCATGCCCTGTATCCGTTGTGGTGAATGCGCGCGCGTCTGCCCGGCGCAACTGTTGCCGCAACAGCTTTACTGGTATGCGCGGGCGAAAAATTTCGACCGGGTGCAGGATTTCAATCTGTTCGACTGTATCGAATGCGGCTGCTGCGCCTATGTGTGTCCCAGTCATATTCCGCTGGTGCAGTATTACCGCTTTGCCAAGACGGAAATCTGGGCCCAGGAACGGGAAAAGCGCAAAGCCGACCTGGCCCGCGAACGGCATGAGTTTCGCCAGGAACGTCTCGAACGCAAGAAACGTGAGGACGAGGAACGCAAGCAGCGCAAAAAAGAAATGCTCAAAAAAAGCCAGGGCGACAAAAGCGAAAGTGACGATAACAAAAAAGCCACCATTGAAGCGGCCAAGGCGCGCGCCAGGGCACGCCGGGCGGAGTCGTCAAAAGCGGACACCCCCGCGGACGATGCGACCGCCCCGAACAATGACAAGGAAGAATCATGA
- the dcd gene encoding dCTP deaminase, which yields MSIKADKWIKRMAEQEGMIEPFEPGQVREVNGQKIVSYGTSSYGYDVRCSDEFKIFTNINSAIVDPKDFDHQSFVDYKGEVCIIPPNSFALASTVEYFRIPRSVLTICLGKSTYARCGIIVNVTPLEPDWEGHVTLEFSNTTPLPAKIYANEGVAQMLFLESDEVCETSYKDRGGKYQGQRGVTLPKA from the coding sequence ATGAGTATCAAGGCGGACAAGTGGATCAAGCGCATGGCGGAGCAGGAGGGGATGATCGAGCCCTTTGAACCGGGCCAGGTGCGCGAGGTAAACGGTCAGAAGATCGTCTCCTACGGGACCTCGAGTTACGGCTATGATGTGCGCTGTTCGGACGAGTTCAAGATCTTCACCAATATCAACTCCGCCATCGTCGATCCCAAGGACTTCGACCACCAGAGCTTCGTCGATTACAAGGGCGAGGTCTGCATCATTCCGCCCAATTCCTTTGCCCTGGCCAGCACGGTGGAATACTTCCGCATCCCGCGCAGTGTGTTGACCATCTGCCTGGGCAAGTCCACCTATGCCCGTTGCGGCATCATCGTCAACGTTACCCCGCTGGAGCCGGACTGGGAAGGGCATGTCACGCTGGAGTTTTCCAACACCACGCCATTGCCGGCGAAGATCTACGCCAACGAGGGCGTGGCGCAAATGCTGTTCCTCGAATCCGATGAGGTGTGCGAGACCTCCTACAAGGATCGCGGCGGCAAGTACCAGGGCCAGCGCGGGGTGACCCTGCCCAAAGCCTGA
- a CDS encoding DUF2066 domain-containing protein, which translates to MKYDKQLGILLAGLIWLVATPLSAEEVPGLYEAEVPVESQDREVREVALRVALQQVLVRVTGRRRVLTMADMEPLLEQAPRYVQQFRYQAREANGKQEPTELLWVRFDKQAVDRLLRENRLPIWGRTRPATLIWLVVDDRRERELLSNDMDTRARQAIEQQARLRGLPLRFPLMDLTDRSVISVSDVWGNFEDNILQASARYDAEAVLVGRVAKTTSGGWSGRWNLYQEGRSQNWNAAGQALEEVIVPGINRLADLLAEQFARLGQNDQHEQLRVRVSDVNGLADFNRVMNYLKDLALVKEVSIEQIEANNLTLMLSSRHGRLAINQAVSLGHTLKAETVSMTPALSNLPMTGQVIAQDSPVEPQTRPVDLQYRLLP; encoded by the coding sequence ATGAAGTATGACAAGCAACTGGGGATTCTTTTAGCCGGGCTGATATGGCTGGTGGCGACGCCGCTGTCGGCGGAAGAGGTGCCGGGACTGTACGAGGCCGAGGTGCCGGTCGAGTCCCAGGACCGGGAGGTGCGTGAAGTCGCCCTGCGCGTGGCGCTGCAACAGGTGCTGGTGCGGGTCACCGGCCGGCGCAGGGTCCTGACCATGGCCGATATGGAACCGTTGCTGGAACAGGCGCCGCGCTATGTTCAGCAGTTTCGCTATCAGGCCCGGGAGGCGAACGGGAAGCAGGAGCCGACCGAACTGCTCTGGGTCCGGTTCGACAAACAGGCCGTGGATCGTCTGCTGCGCGAGAACCGCCTGCCGATCTGGGGCCGGACCCGACCGGCGACCCTCATCTGGCTGGTGGTCGACGATCGCCGGGAACGCGAACTGCTGAGCAACGATATGGATACCCGCGCCCGCCAGGCCATCGAACAGCAGGCCCGCCTGCGCGGCCTGCCGCTGCGTTTCCCGCTCATGGATCTGACCGATCGCAGTGTTATCAGCGTCAGCGATGTGTGGGGAAATTTCGAGGACAATATCCTGCAGGCCTCCGCCCGCTATGATGCCGAAGCGGTGCTGGTGGGGCGCGTGGCCAAAACGACCTCGGGGGGCTGGAGCGGTCGCTGGAACCTGTACCAGGAGGGGCGCAGCCAGAACTGGAATGCGGCCGGGCAGGCGCTGGAGGAAGTGATTGTCCCCGGCATTAATCGCCTGGCCGATCTCCTGGCGGAACAGTTCGCCCGGCTCGGGCAAAACGATCAGCATGAGCAACTGCGCGTGCGGGTGAGCGATGTGAACGGGCTGGCGGATTTTAACCGGGTTATGAATTACCTCAAGGATCTGGCGCTGGTTAAAGAGGTCAGCATCGAACAGATCGAGGCCAACAACCTGACCCTGATGCTCAGTTCGCGCCACGGACGCCTCGCCATTAACCAGGCTGTCTCACTGGGGCATACCCTGAAGGCCGAAACCGTGTCGATGACGCCGGCGCTATCCAACCTGCCCATGACAGGCCAGGTCATCGCGCAGGATTCCCCGGTGGAGCCGCAAACCCGCCCGGTTGATCTGCAGTACCGTCTGCTGCCGTGA
- the purM gene encoding phosphoribosylformylglycinamidine cyclo-ligase yields the protein MSNDRVPPSGGLSYRDAGVDIDAGNQLIERIKPYAASTRRPEVMGGLGGFGALFKLPLDRYREPVLVAGTDGVGTKLKLAMQMQRHDTIGIDLVAMCVNDLIVQGAEPLFFLDYYATGRLNIEAAADVIKGIAEGCRQAGAALSGGETAEMPGMYQGDDYDLAGFCVGVVEKSRIIDGTRVAAGDVLIGLPASGPHSNGYSLIRKIVEVSGAELNAPFGDTTLGEALLAPTRIYVKPLLALFEQINVHALAHITGGGLLENLPRVMPPDTVAVIDRQSWQRPPVFDWLQEQGNIADEEMFRTFNNGLGMVLMVAADDADACLGVLQEQGEAPLVIGQIEAAGGEPRVRIRDIA from the coding sequence GTGTCCAATGACCGTGTCCCACCGTCCGGTGGCCTGAGCTACCGTGATGCCGGCGTGGATATCGACGCCGGCAACCAGTTGATCGAGCGGATCAAACCCTATGCCGCCAGCACCCGGCGTCCGGAAGTCATGGGCGGGCTGGGCGGCTTCGGCGCCCTGTTCAAACTGCCACTGGACCGCTACCGTGAGCCGGTGCTGGTCGCGGGCACCGACGGGGTCGGCACCAAGCTCAAACTGGCGATGCAGATGCAACGCCACGATACCATCGGCATCGATCTGGTCGCCATGTGTGTCAATGATCTGATCGTGCAGGGTGCCGAACCGCTGTTCTTTCTCGATTACTACGCCACCGGGCGCCTCAATATCGAGGCCGCCGCCGATGTTATCAAAGGCATCGCCGAAGGTTGTCGCCAGGCCGGTGCGGCATTGAGCGGCGGTGAGACGGCGGAAATGCCCGGCATGTATCAGGGCGACGATTATGATCTGGCCGGGTTCTGTGTCGGGGTGGTGGAAAAAAGCCGCATTATCGACGGCACCCGGGTTGCAGCCGGCGATGTGCTGATCGGTCTGCCCGCCAGCGGTCCCCATTCCAACGGTTATTCGCTGATCCGCAAAATCGTGGAAGTCAGCGGTGCCGAGCTGAATGCCCCGTTTGGCGACACCACCCTGGGCGAGGCGCTGCTGGCCCCCACCCGGATTTACGTCAAACCGTTGCTGGCCCTGTTCGAACAGATTAACGTCCATGCCCTGGCACACATCACCGGCGGCGGCCTGCTCGAGAATCTGCCGCGCGTCATGCCACCCGACACGGTCGCCGTCATCGACCGGCAAAGCTGGCAACGCCCGCCGGTGTTCGACTGGCTGCAGGAACAGGGCAACATCGCCGATGAAGAGATGTTCCGTACCTTCAATAACGGACTGGGGATGGTGCTGATGGTAGCGGCCGACGATGCCGACGCCTGCCTGGGGGTCTTGCAGGAACAGGGCGAAGCCCCGCTGGTCATCGGTCAAATTGAGGCCGCCGGGGGCGAGCCGCGGGTCCGCATTCGCGACATCGCATGA